In a single window of the Methanofollis ethanolicus genome:
- a CDS encoding cation diffusion facilitator family transporter: MEYDRVRRTLWLILALNIIVAVAKAVFGLMAGSMSMVADALHSSFDSASNIIGLAATGIAARPPDRDHPYGHAKFETFGTLLVGGMLLLTAYWVISEGVVRLTTGTVPHITALTVGVMVATTVINIFVAVYERRVGEELGSNFLIADSEHTKSDVFVSLSVLGGFVVVYLGYPLADPFIALAIGALIGRMGLSIIREAGMVLTDAATVQCEENVREIVAAIPGVLGSHEFRCRGAPGEMMADIHITVDPGMTVEEAHRIAEEAEAAIRGGVPGMKEVIVHIEPGEKDGREKI; the protein is encoded by the coding sequence ATGGAGTACGACCGGGTCAGGCGGACTCTCTGGCTCATCCTCGCCCTGAACATTATCGTAGCCGTCGCGAAGGCGGTCTTCGGCCTCATGGCCGGTTCGATGTCCATGGTCGCCGACGCCCTCCACTCCTCCTTCGACTCGGCCTCGAACATCATCGGCCTTGCCGCCACCGGCATCGCCGCCCGCCCGCCCGACAGGGACCACCCGTACGGCCACGCAAAGTTCGAGACTTTCGGGACACTCCTCGTCGGCGGGATGCTCCTCCTGACTGCATACTGGGTGATCAGCGAGGGCGTCGTCCGCCTCACCACCGGCACCGTCCCCCACATCACCGCCCTGACAGTCGGGGTGATGGTCGCCACGACTGTCATCAACATCTTCGTCGCCGTCTACGAAAGGCGGGTGGGCGAGGAACTCGGGAGCAATTTTCTCATCGCCGATTCGGAGCACACGAAGAGCGACGTCTTCGTCTCCCTCTCCGTCCTCGGGGGTTTCGTCGTCGTGTACCTCGGCTACCCCCTGGCCGACCCCTTTATCGCCCTTGCCATCGGGGCGCTCATCGGCAGGATGGGCCTCTCCATCATACGGGAGGCCGGTATGGTCCTCACCGACGCCGCCACCGTGCAATGCGAGGAGAATGTCAGGGAGATCGTCGCCGCAATCCCGGGCGTCCTCGGGTCGCACGAGTTCAGGTGCCGGGGCGCTCCCGGCGAAATGATGGCCGACATCCATATCACCGTCGACCCCGGCATGACCGTCGAGGAGGCGCACAGGATCGCGGAGGAGGCGGAGGCCGCGATCAGGGGTGGCGTCCCCGGCATGAAGGAGGTGATCGTCCATATCGAACCGGGGGAGAAAGACGGGAGGGAGAAGATCTGA
- a CDS encoding zinc ribbon-containing protein — translation MAEKPRDVKAGQKVGPGTYVCIDCGRELKVTEAERDLVKCPSCACENYQCFPMTHIRPDIKTPEDAVHPPKRKT, via the coding sequence ATGGCAGAAAAACCAAGAGACGTGAAAGCAGGCCAGAAGGTCGGGCCCGGAACCTATGTCTGCATCGACTGCGGTCGTGAACTGAAAGTGACCGAGGCAGAGAGAGACCTGGTCAAGTGCCCGAGTTGCGCCTGCGAGAACTACCAGTGCTTCCCGATGACCCATATCAGGCCCGACATCAAGACGCCGGAAGACGCCGTTCACCCGCCGAAACGGAAGACGTAG
- a CDS encoding FAD-dependent oxidoreductase, producing MPEVKVYSTKQCPYCRMVKAFLEKHGIEYETIDVGEDEEAVRELFRVSKQLGVPVTVVGEDVIVGFDAPRLNALFGTEKKDELYDVVILGAGPAGLTAGVYTTRKLLSTLIISENIGGQAMESWAVENYMGYRVVSGEDLMAKFEEQARGLNISLELDRAIGVRREDDRFVVTTYGDRTVRARSIIVATGRSSRRLGVEGEERFWGRGVSVCSTCDGPLFRGKAVAVVGGGNSAVTAALEMAKIARTVHLIVRSTLKADAVYLDLLKTKENVAVHQPYVVSGLVGETVLTGMRVRQKETGAEEEIAVDGVFAEIGHEPNVGAVRDLVRTNAGSEIIVDENCHTSVPGIFAAGDVTSIRGKQIIIAAGEGAKAALEAHAYLLSR from the coding sequence ATGCCGGAGGTGAAAGTCTACTCCACGAAGCAGTGCCCGTACTGCCGGATGGTCAAGGCCTTCCTGGAGAAACACGGGATAGAATACGAGACTATCGACGTCGGCGAGGACGAGGAGGCGGTACGGGAACTTTTCCGGGTCTCGAAGCAACTCGGCGTGCCGGTGACGGTGGTGGGGGAGGACGTGATCGTCGGCTTCGACGCCCCGCGCCTCAACGCCCTCTTCGGGACCGAGAAAAAGGACGAACTCTACGATGTTGTCATCCTGGGTGCCGGCCCCGCCGGCCTCACCGCCGGGGTGTACACGACGCGGAAACTCCTCTCCACCCTGATAATCTCGGAGAACATCGGTGGACAGGCGATGGAGAGCTGGGCGGTCGAGAACTATATGGGCTACCGGGTGGTCTCGGGCGAGGACCTGATGGCAAAGTTCGAGGAGCAGGCGCGGGGCCTGAACATCAGCCTCGAACTCGACCGGGCTATCGGCGTCAGGAGGGAGGACGACCGCTTCGTCGTCACCACCTATGGCGACCGGACTGTCAGGGCGAGGAGCATCATCGTCGCTACCGGCCGCAGCTCCCGCCGCCTCGGTGTCGAGGGTGAAGAGAGGTTCTGGGGCCGGGGCGTCTCGGTCTGCTCCACCTGCGACGGCCCCCTCTTCAGGGGCAAAGCCGTCGCCGTCGTCGGCGGCGGCAACTCCGCGGTGACCGCAGCGCTCGAAATGGCGAAGATCGCGCGGACGGTTCACCTCATCGTCAGGAGCACCCTGAAGGCCGACGCCGTCTATCTCGACCTCCTGAAGACAAAGGAGAACGTGGCCGTCCACCAACCCTATGTCGTCTCCGGTCTTGTCGGCGAGACAGTGCTCACCGGCATGCGGGTCCGGCAGAAGGAGACGGGAGCCGAGGAGGAGATCGCCGTCGACGGCGTCTTCGCCGAGATCGGCCACGAACCAAATGTCGGGGCCGTCCGGGACCTTGTCCGGACCAATGCCGGCAGCGAGATCATCGTCGACGAAAACTGCCACACAAGTGTGCCCGGCATCTTTGCGGCCGGGGACGTCACCTCCATCCGGGGAAAACAGATCATCATCGCCGCGGGCGAGGGTGCGAAGGCGGCCCTGGAGGCGCACGCGTACCTCCTCTCCCGGTGA
- the radC gene encoding RadC family protein has product MKQMREVPARERPREKIAAKGATALTDRELIAAIIGSGVAGRDVLEVAREIEGVIADSCVPAYDALVRVPGVGEARACQITAAFELARRRFLPAETRVACPADVLPLVKYLADRQQEYFICISLNGAGEVVGNREVTKGLINYSPVHPREVFADVITDRATSVIFVHNHPSGSLQPSREDITMTKQLVAAAEILGIRVLDHLIVTKKGHLSMREAGLL; this is encoded by the coding sequence ATGAAACAGATGCGGGAGGTGCCCGCCCGCGAGCGGCCACGGGAGAAGATCGCGGCGAAGGGTGCGACGGCCCTCACCGACCGCGAACTCATCGCCGCGATCATCGGGAGCGGTGTGGCCGGGCGCGACGTGCTGGAGGTCGCCCGTGAGATCGAGGGGGTGATCGCGGACTCGTGCGTCCCGGCGTACGACGCCCTTGTCAGGGTGCCGGGCGTCGGCGAGGCCAGGGCCTGCCAGATCACCGCCGCCTTCGAACTTGCCCGGCGCCGCTTCCTCCCGGCGGAGACGCGGGTCGCCTGCCCGGCCGACGTCCTCCCCCTCGTGAAGTACCTCGCCGACAGGCAGCAGGAGTATTTTATCTGTATCTCCTTGAACGGCGCCGGCGAGGTCGTCGGCAACAGGGAGGTCACGAAAGGGCTCATCAATTACAGCCCCGTCCACCCGCGGGAGGTCTTCGCGGATGTGATCACCGACCGGGCGACCTCGGTGATCTTCGTGCACAACCACCCCTCGGGAAGCCTCCAGCCGAGCAGGGAGGACATCACCATGACGAAACAACTCGTGGCCGCCGCCGAGATCCTCGGCATCAGGGTACTCGACCACCTCATCGTCACAAAGAAGGGCCACCTCTCTATGCGGGAGGCGGGGCTCCTCTGA
- a CDS encoding carboxymuconolactone decarboxylase family protein, with amino-acid sequence MEQKLKELEEKIGKVPKIFAELKTVEPDLYEKVMGLDQMVWADGALSKQTKKVLAIAIAAALRDRHAVRAQMAGAKSLGVKKEQIEEGLRVAFLLAGMPAYVYGKTALEEFMG; translated from the coding sequence ATGGAGCAAAAACTGAAGGAACTGGAAGAGAAGATCGGGAAGGTCCCGAAGATCTTCGCCGAACTGAAGACTGTCGAACCTGATCTCTACGAGAAGGTGATGGGCCTCGACCAGATGGTCTGGGCCGACGGCGCACTCTCGAAGCAGACGAAGAAAGTGCTTGCCATTGCCATCGCCGCCGCACTCAGGGACCGTCACGCGGTCAGGGCCCAGATGGCAGGGGCGAAGAGCCTCGGGGTCAAGAAGGAGCAGATCGAGGAGGGCCTCAGGGTCGCATTCCTCCTTGCCGGCATGCCTGCGTACGTCTACGGCAAGACGGCCCTCGAGGAGTTCATGGGATAG
- a CDS encoding cation:proton antiporter domain-containing protein, producing MDATILSNIVVIFALSIAIIFVTSRLKVPGIVGFLLAGMVAGPYALGLVQETETVEALAEIGVVLLLFTIGMEFSFTELLRIRRAVLVGGTLQVLLTVTAVAVGAWVAGIPPAQAVFLGFLLSLSSTAIVLSLLQGRSEVESPHGRTALGILIFQDLAIIPMMLLVPMLAGTEGVGWTSVPLFLATSVGIIGFVIVSAKWLVPIALYHVARLRSPEIFLLSILVICLFTAWLTQSAGLSLALGAFLAGLIISESEYSQDAIGAVIPFKEVFTSFFFVSVGMLLDAGFFLANPVIILIITAGVIVAKALVAGGVTLAIGHSLRTAVLTGLAISQIGEFSFVLSSAGLSAGLIDGTLYQAFLAMAVVTMIATPFVFSAAPKVADRAMRLDLPERIRRGTIREMFAKEPEMNDHIIIVGFGIGGKNVARAAQAAKIPYVVIETNPETVRLERAKGEPIHYGDATRRAVLGHAGIRTAKVLVVVISDPSATRRIIAAARRANPHLRIIARTRYVGDIDELAGLGADEVIPEEYVTSIEIFTRILTAYLVPRDEIERFTADVRADGYVLFRSAEAVQPGLHDIGFYQPGAEVESLRVGEGAPIAGMTLAEADLRRKHGVTMLAVRRGTRVIAAPDGETTILAGDVCVVIGPEDRIAAVDHLFREKKGE from the coding sequence ATGGATGCCACCATCCTCAGCAACATTGTCGTCATCTTCGCCCTCTCCATCGCGATCATCTTCGTCACTTCACGCCTGAAGGTGCCCGGCATCGTCGGGTTCCTCCTTGCGGGGATGGTCGCCGGACCCTATGCCCTGGGACTCGTGCAGGAGACCGAAACCGTCGAGGCCCTCGCCGAGATCGGGGTGGTCCTCCTCCTCTTCACCATAGGGATGGAGTTCTCATTCACCGAACTCCTGCGGATACGGCGGGCCGTGCTCGTCGGCGGCACCCTCCAGGTGCTCCTGACCGTCACGGCGGTGGCCGTCGGCGCATGGGTCGCCGGCATCCCCCCGGCACAGGCCGTTTTCCTCGGTTTTCTCCTCTCCCTCTCCTCGACGGCGATCGTCCTCTCCCTGTTGCAGGGGCGCTCAGAGGTCGAAAGCCCGCATGGGAGGACAGCCCTCGGGATCCTCATCTTCCAGGACCTCGCGATCATCCCGATGATGCTCCTTGTCCCGATGCTCGCCGGGACCGAAGGGGTGGGATGGACGTCTGTCCCCCTCTTCCTCGCCACCTCCGTCGGGATCATCGGGTTTGTTATTGTATCGGCGAAATGGCTTGTCCCGATCGCCCTCTACCATGTCGCCCGCCTGCGGAGCCCGGAGATCTTCCTCCTCTCTATCCTGGTCATCTGCCTCTTCACCGCCTGGCTCACCCAGAGCGCCGGCCTCTCCCTCGCCCTGGGTGCCTTCCTGGCCGGGCTGATCATCTCCGAGTCCGAGTACTCCCAGGACGCCATCGGTGCCGTCATCCCCTTCAAAGAGGTCTTCACGAGTTTCTTCTTCGTCTCGGTCGGCATGCTCCTCGACGCCGGTTTCTTCCTGGCCAACCCCGTGATCATCCTCATCATCACCGCGGGCGTCATCGTCGCCAAGGCCCTCGTCGCCGGCGGTGTCACCCTCGCCATCGGTCACTCCCTCCGCACGGCCGTCCTCACGGGTCTTGCGATCAGCCAGATCGGCGAGTTCTCTTTTGTTCTCTCCAGTGCCGGCCTCAGCGCAGGGCTCATCGACGGGACACTGTACCAGGCCTTCCTGGCGATGGCGGTCGTCACGATGATCGCCACACCCTTCGTCTTCTCCGCAGCGCCGAAGGTCGCCGACAGGGCGATGCGCCTCGACCTTCCCGAGCGGATCAGGCGGGGCACGATCAGGGAAATGTTCGCGAAGGAGCCCGAGATGAACGACCACATCATCATCGTCGGGTTCGGGATCGGCGGGAAAAATGTCGCCAGGGCGGCGCAGGCGGCGAAGATCCCGTACGTGGTCATCGAGACGAACCCGGAGACGGTGAGACTGGAGAGGGCGAAAGGAGAACCGATCCACTACGGTGACGCCACACGGAGAGCGGTCCTCGGCCACGCCGGCATCAGGACGGCAAAGGTGCTTGTCGTCGTCATCTCCGACCCCTCGGCGACACGGCGGATCATCGCCGCCGCCCGCCGGGCAAACCCGCACCTGCGGATCATCGCCCGCACCCGGTATGTCGGCGACATCGACGAACTCGCCGGCCTCGGCGCCGACGAGGTGATCCCCGAGGAGTACGTCACATCGATCGAGATCTTCACCCGCATCCTCACCGCCTATCTTGTCCCGAGGGACGAGATCGAGCGGTTCACTGCGGATGTGCGGGCCGACGGCTACGTGCTCTTCCGGTCGGCGGAGGCCGTACAGCCCGGCCTCCACGACATCGGGTTCTACCAACCGGGTGCCGAGGTGGAGAGCCTGCGGGTCGGAGAGGGGGCGCCCATCGCGGGCATGACCCTCGCAGAGGCCGACCTCCGGCGGAAGCACGGCGTCACCATGCTTGCAGTCCGCCGGGGGACGCGGGTGATCGCCGCCCCCGACGGGGAGACGACAATCCTTGCAGGCGACGTCTGTGTCGTCATCGGCCCGGAAGACAGGATCGCCGCTGTCGACCACCTCTTCAGGGAGAAAAAAGGGGAGTGA
- a CDS encoding rubrerythrin family protein codes for MATLENIKAAFAGESQANRKYLSFSEKADKEGFKNVARLYRAASQAEAIHAKRELSVMGGIKKTAENLQESIEGETDEFTEMYPAFVEEAKTEGKPEAVAIFTHAMKAEQVHAGLYTKALEAVLAGKDFEGAEVFLCPWCGNIEIGKAPEKCPICGEAGKNFIKVE; via the coding sequence ATGGCAACACTGGAGAATATCAAGGCAGCATTTGCCGGCGAGTCGCAGGCGAACCGCAAGTACCTTTCCTTCTCGGAGAAGGCGGACAAAGAAGGTTTCAAGAACGTGGCACGCCTGTACCGCGCCGCATCGCAGGCCGAGGCGATCCACGCGAAGCGCGAACTCTCCGTGATGGGCGGGATCAAAAAGACGGCCGAGAACCTCCAGGAGAGCATCGAAGGGGAGACCGACGAGTTCACCGAGATGTATCCGGCTTTCGTCGAAGAGGCGAAGACAGAGGGCAAGCCCGAGGCCGTCGCTATCTTCACCCACGCGATGAAGGCCGAGCAGGTCCATGCAGGCCTCTATACGAAGGCCCTTGAGGCCGTCCTCGCCGGGAAGGACTTCGAGGGCGCCGAGGTCTTCCTCTGCCCCTGGTGCGGGAACATCGAGATCGGGAAAGCGCCGGAGAAGTGCCCGATCTGCGGTGAGGCCGGGAAGAACTTCATCAAGGTTGAATAA
- a CDS encoding peroxiredoxin translates to MEDAPCLPIIGEAAPDFEAVTTQGPLKLSELRGKWVVLFSHPADFTPVCTTEFVALAQANPELEALNVKLIGLSIDSVHSHLAWVKNIEEKMGVKIPFPVIADLDMSVAKKFGMIHSGSSSTATVRTVFFIDPEGTMRAMIYYPLTNGRYIPEIVRLVKALQTTDRHKVSTPANWQPGEKVVVPPPKTAAEMEKRASEGYECKDWYLCFKTI, encoded by the coding sequence ATGGAAGATGCACCCTGCCTTCCCATCATCGGCGAGGCAGCACCCGACTTCGAGGCGGTCACGACACAGGGGCCCCTCAAACTCTCCGAACTCCGGGGGAAATGGGTCGTCCTCTTCTCCCACCCTGCAGACTTCACGCCGGTCTGCACCACCGAGTTCGTCGCTCTTGCGCAGGCAAACCCCGAACTCGAAGCCCTGAACGTGAAGTTGATCGGACTCTCCATCGACAGCGTCCACTCGCACCTCGCCTGGGTGAAGAACATCGAGGAGAAGATGGGCGTGAAGATCCCCTTCCCGGTCATCGCCGATCTCGACATGAGCGTCGCAAAGAAGTTCGGCATGATCCATTCGGGTTCCAGCAGCACGGCAACGGTCAGGACCGTCTTCTTCATCGACCCGGAGGGGACGATGCGGGCGATGATCTACTACCCGCTCACGAACGGCCGGTACATTCCCGAGATCGTGAGGCTGGTGAAGGCCCTCCAGACGACCGACCGACACAAGGTCTCGACGCCGGCAAACTGGCAGCCGGGCGAAAAAGTCGTCGTTCCGCCGCCAAAGACCGCCGCGGAGATGGAGAAGCGGGCCAGCGAGGGTTACGAGTGCAAGGACTGGTATCTCTGCTTCAAGACGATCTGA
- a CDS encoding flavodoxin family protein, whose product MAKKIIALLGSPVRGGNTAYLFNKAVEGAEEAGCEVEKVMVPYLNFQPCMEILHCMAHEDCQMQDDLTPYYRKFREMDGLIIATPIMTMGIPGKLKSFMDRFQVFYMAKYMRKEPFISKERRKERKTLFICISGMNRPDNFDGALQATRTFCEIIDCPYWEGVFQKDMDHVRDIRMRPEVVAAAYEKGKELCRVVGKRE is encoded by the coding sequence ATGGCGAAAAAGATCATCGCACTCCTTGGAAGCCCGGTGCGGGGAGGAAACACCGCGTACCTCTTCAATAAGGCGGTGGAGGGTGCGGAGGAAGCGGGGTGCGAGGTCGAGAAGGTGATGGTGCCGTACCTCAATTTTCAGCCCTGCATGGAGATCCTCCACTGCATGGCCCATGAGGACTGCCAGATGCAGGACGACCTGACACCATATTACCGGAAGTTCAGGGAGATGGACGGCCTGATCATCGCCACCCCGATCATGACGATGGGCATCCCGGGAAAGTTGAAGTCCTTCATGGACCGCTTTCAGGTCTTTTATATGGCGAAGTACATGCGAAAAGAGCCTTTCATCTCGAAAGAGCGCCGGAAAGAGAGAAAAACTCTCTTCATCTGCATCTCCGGCATGAACCGGCCCGACAACTTCGACGGCGCCCTCCAGGCGACCCGGACCTTCTGCGAGATCATCGACTGCCCGTACTGGGAGGGGGTCTTCCAGAAGGACATGGACCATGTGCGGGACATCAGGATGCGGCCCGAGGTCGTCGCGGCCGCCTACGAGAAGGGGAAGGAGCTCTGCCGGGTGGTCGGGAAGAGGGAGTGA
- the tfrB gene encoding fumarate reductase (CoM/CoB) subunit TfrB: MKSITFTIARFDPESEKEPHFEEYSVEVHEGARVLHALHAVHAQDPSLAYRWCCGSGQCGSCAVRVDGDPALACLTEARDGMVIAPLDLPVVKDLEVDLAPYLGRLSFLIPGGCGGFPTKEEINAIKPLRECIECMSCVSVCPALKVTDFAGPTAMRQELRLALDPRDAGDRIPEAVEKGLFCCTSCQKCWKVCPKEIKIPGKAIEKLREIANRQGLTLPRHAEVAELVRQTGRSVTRTKKTLLEQVPEVTEPYGEVRATVGFFVGCMYNGRLPETALDMLEVMRRNGIRVVIPHEQVCCGSPLIRTGQTTFLDHLKRRNIEAFRTRDIDTVMTMCAGCGSTLKHDYKTPFRVMDATEVLTEYGIEDPAKLPLTATYHDPCHLLRGQDVRDQPRELLKLVVDRFVETPNQCCGSGGGVRAGMPEEAAALGKMRGEAFEKSGAEIVVSCCPFCEFHISENTKLPVKDLMTLLREGYEEKDRKEQKKA, translated from the coding sequence ATGAAGAGCATCACCTTTACAATCGCGCGTTTCGATCCCGAGTCCGAGAAAGAACCGCATTTCGAGGAATACTCTGTCGAGGTGCACGAGGGGGCGCGGGTTCTCCATGCTCTCCATGCCGTCCACGCACAGGACCCCTCCCTTGCCTATCGCTGGTGTTGCGGTTCGGGCCAGTGCGGCAGTTGTGCGGTCCGCGTGGACGGCGACCCCGCCCTTGCCTGCCTTACCGAGGCACGGGACGGGATGGTCATCGCACCTCTCGACCTCCCTGTGGTGAAGGACCTGGAGGTGGACCTCGCGCCGTACCTCGGCCGCCTCTCCTTCCTCATCCCGGGCGGGTGCGGGGGTTTCCCGACAAAGGAGGAAATCAATGCGATCAAGCCCCTGCGGGAGTGCATCGAGTGCATGTCCTGCGTCTCGGTCTGTCCGGCCCTGAAGGTGACGGACTTTGCCGGGCCGACGGCGATGCGGCAGGAACTCCGCCTCGCTCTCGACCCGAGAGACGCCGGCGACCGCATCCCTGAGGCCGTCGAAAAGGGGCTCTTCTGCTGCACAAGTTGCCAGAAGTGCTGGAAGGTCTGCCCGAAGGAGATCAAGATCCCGGGAAAGGCGATCGAAAAACTGCGGGAGATCGCAAACAGGCAGGGCCTGACCCTGCCAAGACACGCCGAGGTGGCCGAACTTGTCAGGCAGACCGGCCGGAGCGTCACCAGGACAAAGAAGACCCTCCTCGAACAGGTGCCCGAGGTGACCGAGCCGTACGGCGAGGTGCGGGCGACTGTCGGGTTCTTTGTGGGCTGCATGTACAACGGCCGTCTCCCCGAGACCGCTCTCGACATGCTCGAAGTGATGAGAAGGAACGGCATCAGGGTTGTCATCCCGCACGAGCAGGTCTGCTGTGGGTCGCCCCTGATCAGGACAGGCCAGACCACCTTCCTCGACCACCTGAAGAGGCGGAATATCGAGGCATTCAGGACCCGGGATATCGACACCGTGATGACGATGTGCGCCGGGTGCGGGTCGACCCTGAAGCATGATTACAAAACCCCGTTCAGGGTGATGGACGCCACCGAGGTGTTGACAGAGTACGGGATCGAGGACCCGGCAAAACTCCCCCTCACCGCGACCTACCACGACCCCTGCCACCTCCTGCGAGGGCAGGACGTCCGCGACCAGCCGCGGGAACTCCTGAAATTGGTTGTCGACCGCTTTGTCGAGACACCGAACCAGTGCTGCGGGTCGGGCGGCGGGGTCCGCGCCGGTATGCCGGAGGAGGCGGCCGCACTCGGGAAGATGCGGGGCGAGGCCTTCGAGAAGAGTGGGGCCGAGATCGTCGTCTCATGCTGCCCCTTCTGTGAGTTCCATATTTCGGAAAATACGAAACTCCCGGTGAAAGACCTCATGACCCTGCTACGCGAGGGGTACGAGGAGAAGGATCGAAAGGAGCAGAAAAAGGCGTAG
- a CDS encoding desulfoferrodoxin FeS4 iron-binding domain-containing protein: protein MVNVEEVGQVFMCEICGNVVEVKEVGGGELVCCGEPMVLRE, encoded by the coding sequence ATGGTCAATGTGGAGGAAGTGGGGCAGGTCTTCATGTGCGAGATCTGCGGCAACGTCGTTGAAGTGAAAGAAGTAGGCGGAGGAGAACTGGTCTGCTGCGGCGAACCGATGGTCCTCCGGGAGTAA